In Pseudomonas sp. ADAK2, the genomic window TGGCCTCCTTCAAGTTGACCGGGCGCCGCGTGTTCCGCATGGCACCGATACACCACCACTTTGAACTCAAGGGCTGGCCTGAGCCGCGCGTGATCGTCCGTTTCTGGATCATCACCGTGATTCTCGTACTGGTCGGCCTTGCCACCCTGAAGCTGAGGTAGAACGAGTGTCTCTGATCGCTTCTGACCACTTCCGCATCGTTGTCGGCCTCGGCAAGAGCGGCATGTCCCTGGTTCGCTTCCTGGCGAACCGGGGCACGTCGTTTGCCGTGGCCGATACGCGGGAAAATCCACCGGAACTAGCCACGCTCAAGCGTGACTATCCGCACGTGGAAGTGCGTTGTGGCGAGCTGGACGTCGAGTTCCTGTGCCGTGCCGACGAGCTCTACGTGAGCCCCGGCCTGGCACTGGCGACCCCAGCCCTGCAGGCTGCCGCCGCCCGTGGCGTGAAGTTGTCCGGCGACATCGAGTTGTTCGCGCGTAACGCGAAGGCGCCGATTGTCGCCATCAGCGGTTCCAACGCGAAAAGCACCGTCACCACCCTGGTCGGCGAGATGGCGGTTGCGGCGGGCAAGCGTGTTGCCGTCGGCGGCAACCTCGGTACGCCGGCGCTGGATCTGCTCAGCGATGACGTCGAGTTGTATGTGATGGAACTGTCGAGCTTCCAGCTCGAGACCACCGATCAACTCAACGCCGAAGTGGCGACCGTGCTCAACGTCAGCGAAGACCACATGGACCGTTACAGCGGCCTGCCGGCCTATCACCTGGCCAAGCACCGGATCTTCCGTGGGGCCAAACAGTTTGTGGTCAACCGTCAGGATGCCCTGAGCCGTCCGCTGATGGGCGAGGGCCAGCCGTGCTGGACCTTCGGTTTGAGCAAACCTGATTTCAAGGCGTTCGGTATCCGCGAAGAAGACGGCGAAAAGTACCTGGCCTTCGAATTCCAGAACCTGATGCCGGTGCGCGAGTTGAAGATTCGTGGCGCCCATAATCAGTCCAACGCCCTGGCGGCATTGGCACTGGGGCACGCCGTCGGCTTGCCGTTCGATGCGATGTTGTCGAGCCTGCGAACCTTCGCCGGACTTGAACACCGTTGCCAGTGGGTCCGCGACCTCAATGGTGTGAGCTACTACAACGATTCCAAAGCCACCAACGTCGGCGCCGCACTGGCAGCCATCGAAGGCCTGGGCGCGGACATCGACGGCAAGGTCGTGCTGATTGCCGGTGGCGATGGCAAGGGTGCCGAGTTCAAGGATTTGCGTGATCCGGTAGCGGTTAACTGCCGAGCCGTCATTTTGATGGGCCGTGATTCCGACAAGATTGGCGAGGCCATCGGCGACGCCGTGCCGCTGATCCGCGTCGGTTCGCTGGTCGAAGCGGTGGAGCAGAGCCGCGCCGCCGCGCACCCTGGCGATGTGGTGCTGTTGTCGCCGGCCTGCGCCAGTTTCGACATGTTCAAGAATTACGAAGACCGTGGTCACCAGTTCGTCCGCGCTGTGGAGGATCTGGCATGAGCCTGCGAAATATCATCAAGCCGTATCCATCGCCAATCATCACCGGGCGCGGTATCGACCTCGACTTTCCGATGCTCGTCGGTTGCCTGGCATTGATCGGCCTGGGGCTGGTCATGATCGCCTCGGCATCGACGGAAGTGGCCGCCGTGCAGTCGGGCAGTGCCCTGTACTACATGACTCGCCACTTGATCTACATCGTGTTGGGTCTGGTTGCCTGCATCGTCACCATGATGATTCCGATTGCCACCTGGCAACGACTGGGCTGGCTGATGCTGATTGGTGCGTTCGGCTTGCTGGTGATGGTGATCGTCCCCGGCATCGGCCGCGAAGTGAACGGTTCGATGCGCTGGATCGGTTTCAGCTTCTTTAACGTGCAGCCGTCCGAGATCGCCAAGGTGTTCGTGGTGATTTACCTCGCCGGTTACCTGGTGCGTCGGCAGAAAGAAGTGCGCGAGAGCTGGATGGGCTTCTTCAAGCCATTCATCGTGCTGCTGCCAATGGCCGGTCTGTTGCTGATGGAGCCGGACTTCGGTGCCACCGTGGTCA contains:
- the murD gene encoding UDP-N-acetylmuramoyl-L-alanine--D-glutamate ligase, whose product is MSLIASDHFRIVVGLGKSGMSLVRFLANRGTSFAVADTRENPPELATLKRDYPHVEVRCGELDVEFLCRADELYVSPGLALATPALQAAAARGVKLSGDIELFARNAKAPIVAISGSNAKSTVTTLVGEMAVAAGKRVAVGGNLGTPALDLLSDDVELYVMELSSFQLETTDQLNAEVATVLNVSEDHMDRYSGLPAYHLAKHRIFRGAKQFVVNRQDALSRPLMGEGQPCWTFGLSKPDFKAFGIREEDGEKYLAFEFQNLMPVRELKIRGAHNQSNALAALALGHAVGLPFDAMLSSLRTFAGLEHRCQWVRDLNGVSYYNDSKATNVGAALAAIEGLGADIDGKVVLIAGGDGKGAEFKDLRDPVAVNCRAVILMGRDSDKIGEAIGDAVPLIRVGSLVEAVEQSRAAAHPGDVVLLSPACASFDMFKNYEDRGHQFVRAVEDLA